Proteins from a single region of Ogataea parapolymorpha DL-1 chromosome IV, whole genome shotgun sequence:
- a CDS encoding Transcriptional activator protein DAL81, with the protein MAETRKYRSRKSRPCDFCRRRRMACLKKEKADKCEGCGLRNQSCTYTTGPIKKKRPDSWKVETANPCIFRLERRPDVAPAENNALELHNGKTSLFVGFSGDRDPWLLRRIGEAAGADSGTTYLLKNTSAQTPIVFAMHPTEYLEPRPGCYEVDAVREAAKPVEDSLLETYFSVVNSSYPIMNQSVFYEELRNGTISATLLASMYVVAYPFFSDKSVVEKKAADWFKLSDFTARALPLEQGASTMQTVQATLLKLHERPMIIRDANFPRHWVQTASLVASAQELGLHIDPVGWDIPWREKAMRRRLWWLIYVHDKWESLGLSRPSHIHSDDFSVGEISESDYEESDYEDTVPGVQMFLVMVRLTKVLSELLTRFYTVKALQRPAEESMAIGIELLNRIDAIDTMYFPVASPAGPMASLVLAKTTLALSCCRSILYTDTDACYASLTSRALNYCSEFNVFLTGLQFDGFWWCYSQMNFSIVGTCMLAFYVIAQSKVDGEAWKSQVECYRNNLSALAEQTHVTQLALMRFDALYERIGKRTGGDVPKRVVATDEDLFGEWLANNGF; encoded by the coding sequence ATGGCTGAGACACGAAAATATAGAAGTCGTAAAAGCCGGCCATGTGATTTCTGTCGGCGGCGGCGCATGGCGtgtctgaaaaaagagaaggcAGACAAGTGCGAGGGATGTGGTCTTCGCAACCAGTCGTGCACGTACACTACGGGCCCtatcaagaagaagcgtCCAGACAGCTGGAAGGTGGAGACGGCCAACCCTTGCATTTTTCGACTCGAGCGGCGACCAGACGTTGCTCCTGCCGAGAACAACGCATTGGAGCTCCATAACGGCAAAACTAGCTTGTTTGTGGGATTTAGTGGAGACCGGGATCCGTGGCTGTTGAGAAGAATTGGGGAGGCAGCAGGGGCAGATTCAGGGACAACATATTTGCTGAAGAATACTAGCGCGCAAACGCCGATTGTGTTTGCTATGCACCCCACCGAGTATCTCGAGCCACGCCCGGGGTGCTACGAGGTAGATGCTGTGAGGGAGGCGGCCAAGCCGGTAGAAGACAGCTTGTTGGAGACGTATTTCTCTGTGGTGAACTCCTCGTATCCCATCATGAACCAGTCAGTTTTCTATGAGGAACTGCGCAACGGGACGATCTCTGCGACTCTTCTTGCTTCGATGTACGTGGTGGCATATCCGTTTTTCTCCGACAAATCTGTGGTTGAGAAGAAGGCTGCCGATTGGTTCAAACTCTCAGACTTCACTGCGCGCGCTCTCCCACTGGAGCAAGGAGCGTCGACGATGCAGACCGTCCAGGCAACCCTTCTGAAGCTGCACGAGCGCCCGATGATCATTCGAGACGCCAACTTCCCGCGCCATTGGGTACAGACAGCGTCTCTCGTTGCGTCTGCACAGGAACTGGGACTGCACATTGACCCCGTCGGCTGGGACATCCCATGGCGAGAAAAGGCTATGCGACGCAGGCTCTGGTGGCTGATATACGTGCACGACAAGTGGGAGAGCCTGGGATTGTCGCGTCCTTCACACATTCACAGCGACGATTTCAGTGTCGGCGAGATCAGCGAAAGCGACTACGAGGAAAGCGACTACGAGGACACGGTTCCGGGAGTACAGATGTTCCTTGTGATGGTGCGCCTGACCAAAGTACTTTCCGAGCTGCTAACGCGGTTCTACACGGTCAAGGCTCTGCAGAGACCAGCTGAGGAGTCCATGGCGATCGGCATCGAGCTTTTAAACAGGATAGATGCAATCGACACAATGTACTTTCCAGTCGCAAGTCCTGCCGGACCTATGGCTTCGTTGGTGCTCGCGAAGACAACGCTGGCACTGTCATGCTGTCGGTCAATCCTCTACACAGATACAGATGCGTGCTACGCGTCTCTGACCTCACGGGCTCTAAACTACTGCAGCGAGTTCAACGTGTTTCTTACGGGCCTGCAGTTTGACGGCTTCTGGTGGTGCTACTCACAGATGAACTTCTCAATTGTGGGAACCTGCATGCTTGCCTTCTACGTAATTGCACAAAGCAAGGTTGACGGCGAGGCTTGGAAGAGCCAGGTCGAGTGCTACCGCAACAATCTGTCCGCGCTGGCCGAACAAACACACGTGACGCAGCTTGCCTTGATGCGTTTCGATGCGTTGTACGAAAGGATCGGCAAGCGGACAGGAGGCGATGTTCCGAAGAGAGTGGTGGCAACGGACGAAGACCTCTTTGGTGAGTGGCTAGCAAACAACGGATTCTAG
- a CDS encoding Basic amino-acid permease, whose translation MKEQKQPVVTVVDSDSSSVSSVQQGLKRNLRPRHVNFIALGGSLGVGLLIGSGGALAIAGPVGMLISYALMGVITMCTIFSLAEMCAYLGREGNFIEIMARFIDKSTAFAFTWSNALSFSLTLPSEISSICLLIGFWDTDKKLPDWATVLIFTFIIIMVNIVDVGAYGEVEFWVTMIKLILFVGSIFFCLIATCGGNPLHKTTGFQYWRNPGPFVNYLTDKPVGKFLGVWRVLVNAAFGYQGSETIGLASGETPNFRKLAPAVMKSVAIRVVTFNVLSLFMVSLMVASNDPNLLSAINAGAGNGAQSPFVIAVENAGVKVLPSIVNGGILIAAFSAANTQIYIPSRSYYYGTKYGFCPKWLIKTNRNGVPYYSVLFNGAFGLLALLTLNNTAAQVFNWLMNLVTEFGFICWALINYAFLRYYYGLKRQGIDRSSIPIYKSPLQPYSAIFACFMLVLVAITQGFTAFIPWDTQNFFAAYISLILYFVFWLGYKLWTRDFREIPLDKIDFSYPEDEEDLEYDNKAAKVMDKIFC comes from the coding sequence ATGAAAGAACAAAAGCAGCCTGTTGTTACAGTTGTGGATTCAGACTCCTCTTCAGTTTCGTCTGTGCAGCAAGGACTGAAGAGAAACCTAAGGCCGAGACATGTCAATTTCATAGCTCTCGGGGGATCCCTTGGTGTTGGACTGCTCATTGGAAGTGGAGGCGCTCTTGCAATTGCTGGTCCTGTGGGTATGCTCATCTCGTATGCCCTAATGGGTGTGATAACAATGTGCACGATTTTTTCTCTCGCCGAGATGTGTGCTTATCTGGGCCGCGAGGGGAATTTTATCGAAATTATGGCAAGATTCATTGATAAGTCCACAGCGTTTGCCTTCACATGGTCTAATGCTCTTAGTTTTAGTCTCACGCTCCCTTCTGAGATCTCTTCAATATGCCTGCTTATCGGGTTTTGGGACACTGATAAAAAGCTACCTGATTGGGCGACTGTCCTCATATTCACATTCATTATCATCATGGTTAACATAGTGGATGTTGGAGCATACGGGGAAGTTGAGTTTTGGGTCACTATGATAAAATTGATTTTGTTCGTTGGCAGCATCTTCTTTTGCTTGATAGCTACGTGTGGAGGCAATCCATTGCACAAAACCACAGGCTTCCAGTACTGGAGAAATCCTGGACCGTTTGTTAATTACCTTACAGATAAGCCTGTAGGAaaatttcttggagtttGGAGAGTTCTGGTGAACGCTGCTTTTGGTTACCAAGGAAGTGAAACAATTGGACTTGCAAGTGGAGAAACTCCCAACTTTAGAAAGCTGGCACCTGCTGTGATGAAATCAGTCGCAATTCGTGTTGTGACATTCAACGTGCTATCATTATTTATGGTGTCGCTTATGGTTGCTTCTAACGACCCCAACCTTTTGAGCGCCATCAATGCTGGTGCTGGTAATGGTGCCCAGTCCCCATTTGTGATTGCAGTCGAAAATGCTGGTGTTAAGGTCCTTCCATCAATTGTCAATGGTGGCATCTTAATTGCTGCATTCTCTGCTGCCAACACTCAAATTTATATTCCTTCAAGATCCTATTACTATGGAACCAAGTACGGTTTCTGCCCCAAGTGGTTGATCAAGACCAATAGAAACGGCGTTCCCTACTACTCTGTTCTTTTCAACGGTGCGTTTGGACTTCTTGCACTTCTCACCTTGAACAATACTGCCGCACAGGTCTTCAATTGGCTCATGAATCTTGTCACCGAGTTTGGATTCATTTGTTGGGCTTTGATCAACTATGCCTTTCTAAGGTATTACTACGGGCTAAAAAGACAAGGAATTGACAGAAGTTCAATTCCGATATACAAGTCCCCACTACAGCCTTACTCAGCTATATTTGCATGTTTCAtgcttgttcttgttgccATTACCCAGGGGTTTACTGCTTTCATACCATGGGATACACAAAACTTCTTTGCGGCTTACATTTCTTTGATTCTTTattttgttttctggctcgGATATAAACTGTGGACCCGTGACTTTAGAGAGATTCCACTTGACAAGATTGACTTTTCATATCCtgaggatgaagaagatctAGAGTACGACAACAAGGCTGCAAAAGTCATGGATAAgattttttgttga